One region of Miscanthus floridulus cultivar M001 chromosome 19, ASM1932011v1, whole genome shotgun sequence genomic DNA includes:
- the LOC136525540 gene encoding LOW QUALITY PROTEIN: uncharacterized protein (The sequence of the model RefSeq protein was modified relative to this genomic sequence to represent the inferred CDS: inserted 4 bases in 3 codons): MAGPHRQASGHRHXRIRLPFGGNGEGLSLRGRPILHGPTSPERAVCQPQASGQGLQDPCFASSKNLHDTTPLEESIAAVPQTVPRNTIDGSPGTFPSCYEKFVAGSAQSLPALQALDVSSLDKFIDEFTTSNGFQQSASSIGSSEDMITASSGTVSHNTGLSSFSIFSCEKFVAGAAEFASGKALQDKHFASSKELPDTKSLEESITAVPKTVSHNTVDGSPSTLQSSCGKLVSGSAETIPALEDRYVSFLNRAIDELIGELVDSSLEESTTASPRXVPHNATNGCQQPASSIGSKILIRRPMDCYQAFYIRMDRMGCFWTYPDEGGPFPSLHEADVAIIYFIDELRHGARHQFYMRERRSLPSAETLHRLKKNGERDEKQYLVQALLDQYNGDNDLFGDLAHELKDFVKMHWIDENPWWYYHFNFTTKQQADXTGNKLFFAEVSHLLGEKAFEINCCCIIETEDDGDHYGCRNNRDPMQHPKNTNAYTGGHFVDGPGVILSDYDDDDDYDNYDDDFDIDDDDDDDGEDGDDEEVDDVVEDCNVGHRPRIVLDVCV, from the exons ATGGCTGGCCCCCACCGTCAGGCGTCAGGTCACCGGCA TCGGATTAGGCTTCCCTTCGGCGGCAATGGTGAAGGTCTTTCGCTACGAGGAAGGCCGATACTACATGGACCAACCTCTCCTGAACGGGCGGTTTGCCAGCCACAAGCATCTGGACAAGGTCTGCAAGATCCATGTTTTGCATCCTCGAAGAACTTGCATGACACTACACCATTGGAAGAGTCGATCGCTGCTGTTCCACAGACAGTGCCACGTAACACCATTGACGGCTCACCTGGCACTTTCCCATCCTGTTATGAGAAGTTTGTGGCGGGTAGCGCACAATCCCTACCTGCACTGCAAGCCCTAGATGTTTCATCTTTGGACAAGTTTATTGACGAGTTTACGACCAGCAATGGCTTTCAGCAATCAGCTTCATCTATTGGGTCATCTGAAGACATGATTACTGCCAGTTCAGGAACGGTGTCACACAACACCGGATTGTCCAGCTTTTCGATCTTTAGCTGTGAGAAGTTTGTGGCAGGTGCTGCTGAGTTTGCATCTGGAAAAGCACTGCAAGATAAACATTTTGCATCATCAAAGGAGTTGCCCGACACTAAATCATTGGAAGAATCGATTACTGCCGTTCCAAAGACAGTGTCACATAACACTGTTGACGGCTCACCTAGCACTCTCCAATCCAGTTGTGGGAAGCTTGTGTCCGGTTCTGCAGAGACCATACCTGCACTGGAAGACCGATATGTTTCGTTTTTAAATAGGGCTATCGATGAGCTTATCGGCGAGCTTGTTGACAGTTCATTGGAAGAGTCGACCACTGCCAGTCCAC CAGTGCCCCATAATGCCACTAATGGCTGTCAGCAACCTGCTTCATCTATTGGCTCTAAAATTTTGATCCGACGTCCTATGGATTGCTATCAGGCATTTTACATTAGGATGGACCGAATGGGATGTTTCTGGACTTACCCTGACGAAGGTGGACCATTTCCCAGCTTACACGAAGCAGACGTTGCTATCATCTACTTTATTGATGAACTGCGGCATGGAGCAAG ACATCAGTTTTACATGCGCGAGCGGCGCAGCCTACCTAGCGCGGAGACTCTGCACAGGCTAAAGAAAAACgggg AGCGAGATGAAAAACAATATTTGGTTCAAGCTTTACTGGACCAGTATAATGGTGACAACGATCTTTTTGGG GATCTTGCACATGAACTTAAAGATTTTGTGAAGATGCACTGGATTGATGAGAATCCTTGGTGGTATTATCATTTCAATTTCACAACGAAGCAACAGGCTG GCACTGGCAACAAACTATTCTTTGCTGAAGTGTCACATCTTCTAGGAGAAAAGGCCTTTGAGATCAACTGTTGCTGCATTATTGAAACTGAAGATGATG GTGATCACTATGGCTGTAGAAACAACAGGGATCCTATGCAACACCCCAAGAATACTAATGCATATACTGGAGGTCACTTTGTTGACGGTCCTGGGGTTATTTTGTCTGATTAC GATGACGATGACGATTATGATAACTATGATGACGACTTTGACattgacgatgacgacgacgacgacggggagGATGGGGATGATGAGGAGGTGGACGACGTTGTAGAGGATTGTAATGTGGGGCACAGGCCAAGGATTGTGTTAGACGTATGTGTATAG
- the LOC136525541 gene encoding uncharacterized protein — protein sequence MGRVRKHASLASLEGDLFGEHWNVVGSLLPLYQAITVVDVGGGQDTSFWYDAWHNEDALADRFPALHSRCTKKKLSVAQVVAVGVDSPSFLVPRLSAQANSELAQLGHIVSMVSLSNNRDKRRGPFCLGQGRFDSGSLYRLLQSRTAPPHPAAKFIWNSRAPPRVQFFVWLLIHGRVQCRVNLCRKTILDSSICEVCSLEDETASQNSILVPLWPYATGTSGSDEMGLYSERRQSQFSRQSY from the exons ATGGGCAGGGTAAGGAAACACGCTTCCTTAGCAAGCTTAGAGGGGGACCTCTTTGGTGAGCACTGGAACGTGGTAGGATCTCTGCTGCCACTCTACCAGGCCATAACCGTGGTTGATGTTGGGGGTGGACAGGATACTTCCTTCTGGTACGATGCTTGGCACAATGAGGATGCACTGGCCGACAGGTTTCCAGCTCTGCACAGTCGCTGCACCAAGAAAAAACTCTCTGTGGCACAAGTAGTTGCAGTGGGAGTGGattctccaagcttcttggtACCAAGGTTATCTGCACAAGCGAACTCCGAGCTGGCTCAACTGGGACATATTGTGAGCATGGTTAGCCTCAGCAACAACAGAGACAAGCGTCGGGGTCCTTTCTGCCTCGGCCAAGGAAGGTTTGATTCAGGTAGCCTGTACCGCCTGCTACAATCTAGAACGGCACCACCACACCCTGCTGCCAAGTTCATTTGGAACAGTCGTGCTCCTCCAAGAGTTCAGTTCTTTGTCTGGCTTCTAATTCATGGGAGGGTGCAATGTAGAGTAAACCTTTGCCGCAAGACAATTCTGGATAGCTCAATCTGTGAAGTCTGCAGCCTTGAGGATGAAACAG CTTCCCAAAACAGCATTTTAGTACCTTTGTGGCCCTATGCTACTGGCACCTCTGGAAGTGACGAAATGGGGTTGTATTCAGAGAGGAGGCAGTCTCAATTCAGCAGACAGTCCTACTGA
- the LOC136527493 gene encoding kinesin-like protein KIN-UB: MASSGVRNGVGPRMSAKPDRQGFSATPKTAAGKQRLSSAAAAAGGAYRRTSSGPLPSRAASDGVSSRVRVAVRLRPRNAEELAADSDFGDCVELQPELKRLKLRKNNWESETYEFDEVLTEFSSQKRVYEVVAKPVVESVMEGYNGTVMAYGQTGTGKTFTLGRLGEEDTAARGIMVRAMEDILADITPGTDSVSVSYLQLYMEMIQDLLDPVNDNIAIVEDPRTGDVSLPGATVVEVRDQKSFVDLLRVGEAHRVAANTKLNTESSRSHAILMVNVRRSVKGRTEMDVSISGENGHSSSMMGSLRPPIVRKSKLVVVDLAGSERIDKSGSEGHTLEEAKSINLSLSALGKCINALAESSPHVPVRDSKLTRLLKDSFGGTARTSLVVTIGPSPRHRGETTSTIMFGQRAMKVENMVKLKEEFDYKSLCRRLDIELDKLIAENERQRKYFDDEVERIRADAQCRIAEAERECKITLENEKMKYHQEYLDSIRIMEEKWKVHQQSPKKQNKEAESTSNNTGEVHNLLQNEKMLRQSAEDEASDLKNQVSHWKKLEATATAEVVKLRKMLDAEASQKEKLEEEIDVLRSQLLQMSMEAGETRRSLDKGDGPGKIFPGLDSLVSQTRGSQPREQSNGPKQPIAKLFEQVGLKKILSLLESEEPDVRVHAVKVVANLAAEEANQEKIVEAGGLTSLLMLLRSSEDETIRRVAAGAIANLAMNETNQDLIMDQGGVTLLSMTASDAENPQTLRMVAGAVANLCGNDKLQTRLRGEGGIKALLGMVRCGHPDVLAQVARGIANFAKCESRAATQGNKVGKSLLIDDGSLPWIVKNANNEAAPIRRHIELALCHLAQHEVNSKDIINEGALWELVRISRDCSREDIRKLAYRTVTSSPTLQAEIRRLGIKL, from the exons ATGGCGAGCAGCGGGGTGAGGAACGGGGTGGGCCCCAGGATGAGCGCGAAGCCGGACCGGCAGGGCTTCAGCGCCACGCCCAAGACGGCCGCGGGGAAGCAACGCCTCTcctcggcagcggcggcggcgggcggcgcgtACCGGCGCACCAGCTCGGGCCCGCTCCCCAGCCGCGCGGCGTCGGATGGAG TTTCTAGTAGAGTAAGGGTTGCTGTAAGGCTTAGACCTAGGAATGCAGAAGAGTTGGCGGCAGATTCAGATTTCGGTGATTGTGTTGAACTTCAGCCAGAG ctcaaaaggttaaAGCTTCGTAAAAATAATTGGGAGTCAGAAACATACGAATTCGATGAAGTTCTCACAGAGTTTTCTTCACAAAAGCGAGTGTATGAAGTTGTCGCGAAACCAGTTGTGGAG AGTGTTATGGAGGGATATAATGGTACAGTTATGGCATATGGCCAGACTGGTACTGGGAAAACTTTTACACTGGGAAGACTTGGTGAAGAAGACACTGCTGCTAGGGGAATCATGGTTCGTGCTATGGAGGATATTCTAGCAGACATAACACCTGGGACTGATTCTGTCTCAGTATCATATCTTCAG TTGTACATGGAGATGATACAAGATCTCCTTGATCCTGTAAATGATAATATAGCCATTGTAGAAGACCCAAGGACTGGGGATGTTTCATTGCCTGGAGCCACAGTAGTTGAAGTTAGGGATCAAAAAAGCTTTGTGGACCTTCTAAGGGTGGGTGAGGCTCATCGTGTTGCTGCAAATACAAAGTTAAACACAGAATCATCACGAAGTCATGCGATCCTCATG GTGAATGTCAGGAGGTCTGTAAAAGGTAGAACTGAAATGGATGTCAGCATTTCTGGTGAAAATGGGCATTCATCGTCCATGATGGGGTCTTTGAGACCGCCTATTGTTAGGAAAAGCAAGCTTGTAGTTGTCGACTTGGCTGGATCAGAGCGGATAGACAAGTCAG GAAGTGAGGGTCATACGTTGGAAGAGGCAAAGTCTATCAACTTGTCCTTAAGTGCTCTGGGAAAATGCATCAATGCACTTGCTGAAAGCAGTCCTCATGTACCTGTTCGTGATTCTAAGCTTACAAGATTGCTTAAAGATTCATTTGGAG GTACTGCAAGAACATCATTGGTTGTGACAATTGGTCCATCACCAAGACATCGGGGGGAAACTACAAGTACAATAATGTTTGGCCAAAGG GCAATGAAAGTTGAGAACATGGTGAAATTGAAGGAAGAGTTCGATTACAAGAGCTTATGTAGGAGACTTGATATTGAATTGGATAAATTGATTGCAGAAAATGAAAGGCAAAGGAAATATTTTGATGATGAAGTTGAGAGAATAAGAGCTGATGCTCAATGCCGCATTGCTGAGGCTGAaagggaatgcaaaatcacatTAGAG AACGAGAAAATGAAGTATCACCAAGAATACTTAGACTCGATAAGAATAATGGAGGAGAAGTGGAAAGTACATCAACAATCACCCAAGAAACAA AATAAAGAGGCTGAGTCTACATCCAATAATACCGGAGAAGTGCATAACTTACTGCAGAATGAGAAAATGCTACGTCAATCAGCTGAAGATGAGGCCAGTGACCTCAAGAATCAAGTATCACACTGGAAAAAGCTGGAG GCTACAGCTACAGCTGAGGTAGTAAAACTCCGGAAAATGCTAGATGCTGAAGCTAGTCAGAAAGAGAAACTTGAAGAAGAAATAGATGTTTTGAGAAGTCAGTTATTGCAGATGAGTATGGAAGCTGGTGAG ACAAGGAGGAGTCTTGATAAAGGAGATGGGCCAGGAAAAATATTTCCTGGTTTAGATTCATTGGTGTCTCAGACTCGAGGTTCGCAACCCAGAGAGCAGAGCAATGGACCAAAGCAACCAATTGCCAAACTCTTTGAACAAG ttgggttaaaaaagatattgTCATTGCTTGAATCTGAAGAACCTGATGTCCGCGTTCACGCAGTGAAAGTTGTTGCAAATCTGGCAGCTGAAG AGGCAAATCAGGAAAAGATTGTAGAAGCAGGTGGCCTCACTTCCCTCCTTATGCTACTTAGGAGCTCTGAGGATGAGACAATTCGTAGGGTAGCAGCAGGAGCAATTGCTAATCTTGCAATGAATG AAACAAATCAAGATCTTATCATGGATCAAGGAGGTGTAACCTTGTTGTCTATGACAGCATCTGATGCAGAGAATCCACAAACTCTTAGAATGGTGGCTGGAGCAGTAGCTAACCTTTGTGGCAATG ACAAACTGCAAACACGGTTGCGGGGAGAAGGTGGAATTAAAGCATTGCTAGGGATGGTTAGGTGTGGGCACCCTGATGTCCTTGCTCAAGTTGCACGTGGCATTGCAAATTTTGCAAAATGTGAATCTAGAGCAGCTACTCAAG GAAATAAGGTGGGAAAATCACTATTAATCGATGATGGATCGCTTCCTTGGATTGTAAAAAATGCTAATAATGAAGCTGCCCCAATTAGGCGGCACATTGAGCTTGCACTGTGTCATTTGGCACAACATG AAGTAAATTCAAAAGACATTATCAATGAAGGTGCCCTATGGGAACTTGTTCGGATTTCAAGGGACTGTTCTCGAGAAGATATAAGGAAATTGGCATATCGGACAGTGACATCCAGCCCCACTCTTCAAGCAGAGATAAGGAGATTGGGAATAAAATTGTGA